In Thermococcus chitonophagus, the genomic stretch GGGAAGGGCCCCTCCATTATCTCTTCAACACTTCTTGAGTATATATCTTCATCTTCAAGGCTCTTCCTAACTAGGGCCCTTTCCGTAACTGACCCTATGACTTTGTCTCCCTCCATAACAGGGACTTGGGAAATGTTGTGCTTCTTCATTAGCCTTACGACCTTCTCTACCTTGTCCTTTGGCGTCACGTAAATTATTGGGGATGACATTATGCTCTTTGCTGTTACTTTTGCTTTCTGGCATTCAATTAAAGCCCTGAGTATCTTGTTAAACGTGGAGAGTCTTGGGTCAACCTTTCCTGCTTCAAGCTTTGCTATGTATGCTTGAGTTACCCCGGCCTTTCTCGCTAGCTCCTCTTGGGTTATGCCAAGTTCCTTTCTAATCTTCTTGATATCCCTGGGATCTATTGGCCTGGGTATTATCACCATGCAATAACCTCCAGTTATTATTCGAAAAAATGATATTAAATTTTTGCTGTAGGCCGGCAACAGAGACCCAGCGGTCATTGATCCCGCGGGCGGATGCACCGGCCCTGTGGGCTCGGCGTGAGCACACCCCGCTCATCGAACCCGAGACCTTGCGGGGGCGGGTGGACCGAGCCCTTGCGAGGGAATTGTACCCTCGCTGTCGGCAGTTGGTTATTCAATAAAGTTCTTAAAAACCCTTACGGTAGTGATCCTTGGCGGATGACGAGCCTTGCCCAGCCTGAGCTGTGATGATGTCGGTATTAGCTGACGCCTCTTTGGAGGGAGCCCAATGATAGAATTCTACGCTAGTGAAGCCCTAATATGTCCTCGAAGGGTTTGGTTTAGATTAAAGGGATTTCCAGAAAGGTGGCCCGAGATAGCTAAACCCAGGCTCGAGAAAGGAGTTAAAACTCACGAAGTCCTGGGGAAGGTACTTGAAGAAAAATTCGGATTCGAACTTGAGAAGGAGATAATCTTGAGATTTCCAAGGCTTGGGTTCGAAATTCACGGCAGAATGGACGCCTATAAGGAATTTCCAATTGAGATAAAGGGTAAATCATCCCTACCTAGGTTTCCCCTTGAATACCATCTCGCCCAGTTGAACGTATACCTCAGGTGGAGCGAGGCTGAATACGGCTACCTTTACTACCTTAAGCTCCACGACGATCCAACTAAAATCGTGAACGGGCTTAACTTTGACAATTTTCCCAGGGTAAATGGGAAGAACTTTAAGATGTTCGAGGTTCCCTACGATCCCATACTGTTCAAGGAGACGGTAAAATTCTTCTATGATATCAAGCTCTACCTAGATGAGGATGAGATGCCCTCGGGAGCGAAAGGCCCTCACTGCAAGTTCTGTCCCTATAGCTACATATGCCTCTCTCATCAGTTGGACGGATTCTTATAGCATCCAAACATTGTAAAATTTCACGTCTACATCTTCTCTGCTGAGGTTGAGAATTGCAAAACTCGGCTCGCTGAGCCTTGGCAAGGTTGGAGATCCTGGGTTGATGAGGATTACTCTCTTTCCCATGTAGGAAACTTCGTTGTAGTACGGCCTGTGAGTGTGCCCAAATACTAGAATATCCGCCCCCTCCTCAAGTGCTTTGTAGACTAAGTTCTGAGAGCTCAGTGAGAGGAATTGATGCCCGTGGATAATCAGGATGTTCCAGTCAAACACCCTCAGGACTTCCTCTTCGGGTAGTTTAAAAGAATCTGCATTTCCTTTCACGGCTATTACTGGAGCTACTTCTTCAAGAATTTCAATCAGAGCCTTGTCCTGTACATCTCCAGCGTGCACTATGTACTTGACACCTTTCTTCTTAAAGAAGTCCTTAACCTTGTCGGGAAAATATGCCTTGGGGAAGTGAGTATCGCTAATAACCCCTATCAACATCGGCGAGGTCCCCTCTCATCACACTTCAGAATTTCTTCTTTCTCCTCATCTGTTTCTTTTCTTTCTTCTTTTTCCTGGTATCGATATAGAGCACCTCACCAACGTATTTCTCGGGATCTTTAACCTTTGGCTTGATAGCTACGTACGGGGCTTTAACTGGCCCGAAAACATCCTTAACTATCCCAACGAACCTTAGGTTCTTGTCAATGACTTTATCATTAAGCGAGGGCACCCAGGTTGTTCTCACGATCAAGAACCCCTGCTTGGCGTAGTGGGAAACTTTTCCGAGCCTCTTCATCTCAACCCCAACCTATGACTTTGACATTTAAAGGTTTTCCATGAACTTTTCCTTGATCCTCTGAGCGTACGCTGGGGGCAATACCCTCTCTATCTCTTTAAATATTTCTTCCATCATGGCTTTGTTCTCTTCTGAGATCCTCTTCATGACGTTCTCAATGTACGTTTCCACTAACATTTTTACCTCTTCGAGTTCCCTCTTCTCTTCTATTATTTCCTTGATCCTTTCATCGAGTTCGTGCAGGAATTCTGCGAGTTCTTTCATCTTAACATCAATGGGCTCTTGGGATTTTATTAACTCTCTTGCCTGTTCGTACTCTGGGCTTTTTCTTATGTCCTTAGGCTCGTACATCTCTGAACCGAAGAGCGTTGGGGTCAATAAGATCTCTAATCTTAGCCCCTTCTTTATCATGTAGTACTTTCTGGGTCTCCCCCTGGGAATTTTTTCTATCCTGCTCTCAACTAACCCGGCCTCTTCTAGTATTCTCAGGTGTTCGAGTACGGCCTTTTGTCCAACCCCAAGCTCTTGACTAAGTTCGCTAACGAAGTAGGGTCTCTTGGTTAGCAGGAACAGTATCCTCCTCCTGGTTTCGTTCCCCAGGACATCGAGTAATTTTCCCAACTCCTCGCTCATAAGCACCACCTCTCGCCCGCTCCATTTTATCTAACAGAATGTTAGGAAAAACTATTTTAAATATTTTCCCAAAATTAGCAATTATGAAGGTTAGAGAAGTGCTTGAGTTGCTTGATCAGGCTGAAGCCAACGTTAAGATGGCAATAGTCGCTTATCAGGCTAGAATCTTTGAGAGCCCCTACACATCTTGGGAGTTCACACAAAAGTCCCTTGAGTTGCAGGATATACTTGATGAACTTAAAACCCTCCGGAAAAAGCTTGAAAGTATGAATCCTGAAGAAGAATTTAAAGATGAGGGAGTAATAAAAGCCCTAGTCAGGCTGAAGAACCTTAGGAGTCATGCTCTATGAGATCAAGGAGCTCATTAAGATTTGTTATGTAATAGTCGGCACCTTCAACTCTCCTGCCCCTTATTATCTGTACGACCTTTATCCCAGCATTTTTCCCGGCCTTAACGTCGAGTTCGCTGTCCCCTACAAGCAGGGTCTCTTTCTTCTTAACCCCCAGTATATTTATGGCCTTTTCAATGAGGTAAGGATTTGGTTTGACGCCGTCTAGGTACGAATAGTCCTTGCCAAGAACGACATCGAAGTAGTCGAGGAGATCAAAGGCCCTGAGAACGAGCTCTGTGTTGTCCTGAGATGCGTTGCTAACGGCAGCCAGCTTTATGCCCTTAGCCTTGAGCTTTTTTATGACGTCAACGTCGGGGTAGGCATGTATCTTTCCCTCCTTTAGCAGTTTCTCCCTGTATCGTCGGTTCGCTCTGTCCATAGCCTTCCAGAATTCTACGTGATCTATGCCAAAATTTTCAACGTAGCTCCTTGGTAGCTCCCCCTTCGCCATCTTTCTAAACGTCTCCCAGTCAATGAGAATCCCGAGCTCCTTCATTGCCGGAATTGCAATACTCTCATACCACTCCCTCAGTGAGTATCCCTCATAATAAACGAGCGTCTCATCCACGTCAAAAATTATGGCCTTTATCATTCTCTTCCCCGAAACCGTTTTATTTGAACTCCTTAAAATCCTTCTACATGAAAAATAAGCTCATCGTTGTTACTGGAGGAGCTGGTTTCATAGGCTCGCACATAGCAGAGACCTTGGCTAGAGACAATGATGTCGTCGTTATAGACAATCTATATTCTGGAAGAATTGAAAACGTGCCAGAAAACGTGAAGTTCATAAATGCGGATGTAAGGGACTTCGAAGCTATAGCCGATGTAATCAGGGAGGCTGACTACGTATTTCATGAGGCCGCTCAAATAAGTGTCGACGAGAGCGTTAGGAATCCAGTCTTTACTGAGGAAGTCAACGTAATTGGAACGGTAAATATTTTGATGGCTCTTGCTGAGGGTAATGGAAAGCTAATATTCGCTTCATCTGCCGCTGTTTATGGAGACAATCCGAACCTCCCCCTTAAAGAAAGTGAAACGCCGTCCCCGATATCTCCCTATGGTGTGACAAAGCTTGCGGGTGAACACTACTGTAGAGTATTTTATGAGATCTATGGCGTTCCTACAGTGGTTCTTAGGTATTTCAACGTTTATGGACCGAGACAGAGTTCTGCATATGCAGGTGTGATAAGTATATTCATGAGGAATGCAATAAAGAATAAACCCCTAACGATCTTTGGTGATGGAAAGCAGACTCGTGACTTTATCTATGTTAAGGACGTTGTCGAGGCAAACTTGCTAGTTGCCAAAAAGAAGAAGGCTGAGGGGGAGGTATTCAACGTTGCTACTGGTAAGGAGACAACGGTGCTTGAGCTGGCTCTAAAGATAATAGACCTTAGTGGGGCATCTTCTTCAATAGTCTTTGCACCCCCAAGGCCCGGGGATATAAGGAGGAGCGTTGCCGATATAAGCAAGCTGAGGAAGCTAGGATTCTCCCCTAAGTACACCTTAGAAGAGGGCCTAAAAGAGACGTTTGGCTGGTTCAAAAATGAATGGAAATACTTTTAACCACTAGAAAATATTGGTAAACGTCAAGATTACAGGGGTGATTTAAATGGACAGGATCGCGAAAGCTAGGGAAATTATTGAGAAAGCAAAGGCTGAGAACAGGCCACTTGTTGAGCCAGAAGCAAAGGAGATTCTTAAGCTTTATGGAATTCCCGTTCCTGAGTTTAAGGTTGCAAGGAATGAGGATGAAGCCGTTCAATTCGCAAGGGAGATAGGATACCCCGTTGTCATGAAGATCGTCTCACCACAGATAATCCACAAGAGCGACGCTGGCGGTGTTAAGATAAACATAAAGAACGATGAAGAGGCTAGAGAAGCCTTCAGGACGATAATGCAGAATGCAAAGAACTACAAGCCAGATGCTGACCTTTGGGGTGTCATAATTTACAGGATGCTTCCACTTGGAAAGGAAGTCATCGTTGGAATGATCAGGGATCCCCAGTTTGGACCTGCAGTCATGTTCGGCCTTGGTGGAATATTTGTCGAGATCCTTAAGGATGTAAGCTTCAGAGTTGCTCCAGTCAGCAAGGATGAGGCACTTGACATGATCAAGGAGATTAAGGCCTATCCAATCCTTGCTGGTGCAAGAGGTGAGAAGCCCGTCAATATTGAAGCATTGGCTGACATAATAGTCAAGGTTGGCGAGTTAGCTCTTGAGCTTCCTGAGATCAAGGAGATTGACATAAACCCAATCTTTGCATATGAGGATTCGGCAGTTGCCGTAGATGCTAGGATGATACTTTGACTTTTCTTATCATTTCTCTGCTTATCTCAGAGAAAAGCTTAAAAGAAAGGTTCTCATACGATTTATTGAAAACTTACAAGGAGGTATAGAGCGCCGATGGAGGAGGAAGAGTCGAGTAGTTTTTGGGCAAAATTGTTTAAGAAGGATCATGAGCAGGTTTTAGAGCAGGAGATAACGGAAGATGCATATGAGGAATTGAAATCTCTTCTCATGAGAGCAAAGCCCGAAATAAATGGGGACGATCTAATAGTTCACCTCCCCCGGGCAGATATAATCCTAAGACCTGGGAAGTTGCTCATTAAAGCGAAGACCAAGAAAGAGGCTGAAAAGGTATTGAGAAATATCCATCATTATTCACAACCTCCTGGTTTATGGCCTGCCTATGGCTTAACATACTCTATAAAAAAGGAGAGAAGTCGAATATCTTAGCTCATCCTCAATTCAATTTTTCTTGGGATTTTTCTCACAAATTGTTACGAAATATAATAGAAAAATATTAAAGCCTTGCATATTATCGAGCCACAAGGTGAAATGATAGTTAATTAGGTTACATCCAGATATGGAGGTGAATCGTTTGGATTTAACCTTGATATATTCGTTAGTAATAACTATCTCACTATTATATCTACTGGTATTCTTCATTCGGAGGATAAATAGGTATTCTGGAAAAGTTAGGAAGGCTATTGTTGGACTTACAGGTTTTTTAACTCTTGCTGTTATTGTAAGAGCTGTAGAAACGTTTGGAAAATTTACCGGAAAAAGTGAGGTCGGAGCTGTAACTTATGTCATATACTCCTTTACAATACTTGGCATGATGATAATGATCACATGGTATGTTAAGTTCTTGGAGGAGGAATATCCATTCATAATACAACCTCAGAAGAAAGTAGGTGAGAATGGAGGAGGGGAAAAGCTGATAGGGGCTTACATAATATCCGGAGCAAGATCAAGAATTGTGGATCTTATAAATATGATAAAAGAGCTCAATGCTCCAATTTTGATTTTTACTCGTTCTCCAGACTTTTATAAGGATCTTGGAGAGAATGTAAGAGTTGTGTGGATAACTCAAGCTTCTGACGAAGGCATTCCTCCTACAAAACTACACGTGATTCAGGAATACGCCATAAGATTCGCGAAAGAAAATAACTATGCTGTGATAATAATTGACTGCCTCGAGTATCTTTTGATATATAATGAATTCCCGAGCGTGTTCAAGTTCCTTGTAAACCTCAAGGATCACCTTTTGATGCTCAACTCGGCACTAGTCTTGGCTGTTGATGAGAAGGCTCTTGAGCCGAGGCAGTACACTCTGCTCCTTAACGAGTTCGAGCCACTCTGAGTATGAGGAAGAGGAGTGCCATAAGGACAAACATTACCAGACTTACGCCATAGGGCAAAGTTGGATGGGCGCTGGCTAATCCTCCGGCTACAAGTGGGGCAAATAGGGAGATAATCCTGTTGTAGCTTGAAATTGCAGCATGGAACTCGCTCACCCTGTCCTTTGGGATTAAAGAGAACTTCCATGCCCTATAGAACGGGAACCATATTGCGCTCCCCAAGGCCTCGAGCATGTAAGCAACGACAGCGAGCCAGAAAGGAGGGGAGAGGGCCATTATGAGTGCGTACAGGGCTGAGATAAACATGCCCAGTGACATTGCGATGAACCCCTTTTCCTTTGGGAACCTCTCGCTGAGATAAGTTCCCAGGATCATCGCTACGCTGTTCGCACACTCTATTAGGGTAACCTCAAAGATCGTCTTGTGTAACGTGAAGACAACGTAGTTTATCAAGACAAAGGTTGGGGCAAGGGCCCAGGATAGTGTGAATAGGGCTTCAAAAAGCAGCAGAAGCTTAAACTCCCCAACCCTGAACTTAAATCCTTCCGGCTGTATTCTTTCTTCTTTCCCCACTGAGGGCAGGAAGAAGTGGATGTAGAGTATCGTTGGGATTGATAGGAGACCGAAGATCATGAAGGCCATTCGATAGTGTTCGGGCTTAAAGAATACGTATCCAAAGATGTAGCCCAGGATGGGATAGAATATTAGTCTGCTGATTTCCGGTATCCTCAGGTGCCATGCGAATATTTCCTCATATTTGTCTTCCGGATATATTATCTGCTCGTATGCCCTGTAGAGGGGATATAAAATCGTTGACACTTTCTCTATTAGCCTACCAAGGAAGAGCATTATCGAAGCATAAACTCCCTGGGCCAAGCCGTAGAATATGTAGGCTACCCCATCGAGAGCATCTATCACCATTAACCCTTTCTTGATGTCCCACTTGTTGAATGCTCTGCCTATGATGTATGTCGCCGGAATTAGAGCTACATTAACAACCGTAAAGAGTATTCCAACGTCGAG encodes the following:
- a CDS encoding Gar1/Naf1 family protein is translated as MKRLGKVSHYAKQGFLIVRTTWVPSLNDKVIDKNLRFVGIVKDVFGPVKAPYVAIKPKVKDPEKYVGEVLYIDTRKKKKEKKQMRRKKKF
- a CDS encoding DUF835 domain-containing protein, which gives rise to MDLTLIYSLVITISLLYLLVFFIRRINRYSGKVRKAIVGLTGFLTLAVIVRAVETFGKFTGKSEVGAVTYVIYSFTILGMMIMITWYVKFLEEEYPFIIQPQKKVGENGGGEKLIGAYIISGARSRIVDLINMIKELNAPILIFTRSPDFYKDLGENVRVVWITQASDEGIPPTKLHVIQEYAIRFAKENNYAVIIIDCLEYLLIYNEFPSVFKFLVNLKDHLLMLNSALVLAVDEKALEPRQYTLLLNEFEPL
- a CDS encoding HAD family hydrolase, which gives rise to MIKAIIFDVDETLVYYEGYSLREWYESIAIPAMKELGILIDWETFRKMAKGELPRSYVENFGIDHVEFWKAMDRANRRYREKLLKEGKIHAYPDVDVIKKLKAKGIKLAAVSNASQDNTELVLRAFDLLDYFDVVLGKDYSYLDGVKPNPYLIEKAINILGVKKKETLLVGDSELDVKAGKNAGIKVVQIIRGRRVEGADYYITNLNELLDLIEHDS
- the cas4 gene encoding CRISPR-associated protein Cas4, whose protein sequence is MIEFYASEALICPRRVWFRLKGFPERWPEIAKPRLEKGVKTHEVLGKVLEEKFGFELEKEIILRFPRLGFEIHGRMDAYKEFPIEIKGKSSLPRFPLEYHLAQLNVYLRWSEAEYGYLYYLKLHDDPTKIVNGLNFDNFPRVNGKNFKMFEVPYDPILFKETVKFFYDIKLYLDEDEMPSGAKGPHCKFCPYSYICLSHQLDGFL
- a CDS encoding metallophosphoesterase; its protein translation is MLIGVISDTHFPKAYFPDKVKDFFKKKGVKYIVHAGDVQDKALIEILEEVAPVIAVKGNADSFKLPEEEVLRVFDWNILIIHGHQFLSLSSQNLVYKALEEGADILVFGHTHRPYYNEVSYMGKRVILINPGSPTLPRLSEPSFAILNLSREDVDVKFYNVWML
- a CDS encoding ArsR/SmtB family transcription factor; this encodes MSEELGKLLDVLGNETRRRILFLLTKRPYFVSELSQELGVGQKAVLEHLRILEEAGLVESRIEKIPRGRPRKYYMIKKGLRLEILLTPTLFGSEMYEPKDIRKSPEYEQARELIKSQEPIDVKMKELAEFLHELDERIKEIIEEKRELEEVKMLVETYIENVMKRISEENKAMMEEIFKEIERVLPPAYAQRIKEKFMENL
- a CDS encoding CBS domain-containing protein, whose product is MVIIPRPIDPRDIKKIRKELGITQEELARKAGVTQAYIAKLEAGKVDPRLSTFNKILRALIECQKAKVTAKSIMSSPIIYVTPKDKVEKVVRLMKKHNISQVPVMEGDKVIGSVTERALVRKSLEDEDIYSRSVEEIMEGPFPLVSEDEDLEVIKYLLEEHPAVIVQGRNGKPIGIITRSDIFRLG
- a CDS encoding MFS transporter encodes the protein MRWSEIPKGAKAYMIYHALIEPQLIVWLLLPLYMMLTGYSVLDVGILFTVVNVALIPATYIIGRAFNKWDIKKGLMVIDALDGVAYIFYGLAQGVYASIMLFLGRLIEKVSTILYPLYRAYEQIIYPEDKYEEIFAWHLRIPEISRLIFYPILGYIFGYVFFKPEHYRMAFMIFGLLSIPTILYIHFFLPSVGKEERIQPEGFKFRVGEFKLLLLFEALFTLSWALAPTFVLINYVVFTLHKTIFEVTLIECANSVAMILGTYLSERFPKEKGFIAMSLGMFISALYALIMALSPPFWLAVVAYMLEALGSAIWFPFYRAWKFSLIPKDRVSEFHAAISSYNRIISLFAPLVAGGLASAHPTLPYGVSLVMFVLMALLFLILRVARTR
- a CDS encoding SDR family oxidoreductase, whose protein sequence is MKNKLIVVTGGAGFIGSHIAETLARDNDVVVIDNLYSGRIENVPENVKFINADVRDFEAIADVIREADYVFHEAAQISVDESVRNPVFTEEVNVIGTVNILMALAEGNGKLIFASSAAVYGDNPNLPLKESETPSPISPYGVTKLAGEHYCRVFYEIYGVPTVVLRYFNVYGPRQSSAYAGVISIFMRNAIKNKPLTIFGDGKQTRDFIYVKDVVEANLLVAKKKKAEGEVFNVATGKETTVLELALKIIDLSGASSSIVFAPPRPGDIRRSVADISKLRKLGFSPKYTLEEGLKETFGWFKNEWKYF
- a CDS encoding acetate--CoA ligase family protein, with the protein product MDRIAKAREIIEKAKAENRPLVEPEAKEILKLYGIPVPEFKVARNEDEAVQFAREIGYPVVMKIVSPQIIHKSDAGGVKINIKNDEEAREAFRTIMQNAKNYKPDADLWGVIIYRMLPLGKEVIVGMIRDPQFGPAVMFGLGGIFVEILKDVSFRVAPVSKDEALDMIKEIKAYPILAGARGEKPVNIEALADIIVKVGELALELPEIKEIDINPIFAYEDSAVAVDARMIL